Proteins encoded together in one Ogataea parapolymorpha DL-1 chromosome III, whole genome shotgun sequence window:
- a CDS encoding protein-tyrosine phosphatase yields MSSLSNTPNHVSTKGKQTNDIDYFSEYLKFSTQTKQNPASMPLAPVNENHKQSAKDHQKCANSISSLTSDSTLVDSANDAVHPSDGRNLSIASTETLFEPSQLMSLKINEEEEEGEEDKHKSQSQQPTPVKAKCHRSTKSEAFHMTRFSPGQQKFNSKETSANTTDIVDGRTSTSANGSTYTLPPALTLKKFLSNTEPGSPRPSRFKDVKYPLPKGCSLISAEESFRHIENWRGVVSEDGLPNLLVVDVRPFQDYCKSHIIGAVNLCLPSTLLKRATFTLDRCIATLTSDEKALFTNYLKRDRDNLPVLIFYDNSTDSTQSASLSVSNLAAKFASSATWSAPIYVLKGGFSRFQEQYPSHVESGTSTSKPKVMMIPSPEKASPPPRVTVTLPSPSSSNSSNAASAKKQRFFNDKSPMSHGLAHFMLPDTAGKPFFKSRQHEEFLTARPDMSMHLSTSITSPDMKILPTWLSNVIGSDSGASVLSHKFNELQSQEVERLNQALSRHSSVTTPSPETPCFSAGVELGRKNRYKDIFPYEHARVKIQKYDADDEELDQDESYINASYLSYPGSQLRYIAAQGPLEETIGDFWKVIFDHKVPLILSLTAQKENEVEKCAPYWLPGTYSSNGIFIKVDQLEEITDFKLTDNSQCETVARRLRLKIGNKPEHEVIQIQILSWPDYGALISSSDLISLVAFKRYVLSRTQTEAAPVMVHCSAGCGRTGCFCTIDAVIDVMVNNPEKGNEDTDVVYEVISNFRSQRVSMVQNLRQYILIYDTILMFKKLQYGAAIGGDGFIYNWSAHKYDILDRFFADKDGERQHHK; encoded by the coding sequence ATGTCTTCTCTGAGCAACACGCCTAACCACGTTTCCACGAAGGGTAAACAAACAAACGATATAGATTATTTTTCGGAATACTTAAAGTTTTCAACTCAGACAAAGCAGAACCCAGCATCAATGCCCTTGGCACCGGTGAATGAAAACCACAAACAGTCTGCCAAGGACCACCAAAAATGTGCCAATTCGATATCCTCGCTTACCTCAGACTCCACGCTCGTCGACTCCGCCAACGATGCGGTGCACCCTTCTGATGGGCGAAACCTTTCCATCGCCAGCACAGAGACCTTATTTGAGCCCTCCCAGCTGATGTCGCTCAAAATAaacgaggaagaggaagaaggGGAGGAAGATAAGCACAAGTCACAGTCACAGCAGCCAACTCCGGTGAAGGCCAAATGCCACCGTTCAACAAAAAGCGAGGCTTTCCACATGACCAGGTTTTCCCCTGGTCAGCAAAAATTCAACTCAAAAGAAACCTCAGCAAACACAACAGATATAGTCGACGGACGCACATCTACAAGTGCTAATGGTTCTACATATACACTGCCGCCAGCACTCACGCTAAAAAAATTTCTTTCCAACACAGAGCCGGGCTCCCCGAGACCAAGCAGGTTCAAAGACGTCAAATATCCGCTACCAAAAGGATGCTCCTTGATTTCTGCTGAGGAGTCCTTTCGACACATTGAGAATTGGCGAGGCGTCGTGAGCGAAGATGGATTACCTAATCTACTGGTTGTTGACGTCAGACCTTTCCAAGATTATTGCAAATCGCACATCATCGGCGCTGTCAACCTGTGCCTGCCTTCAACACTGCTAAAAAGAGCTACCTTCACTTTGGACAGATGCATAGCGACCCTCACATCGGATGAAAAAGCACTGTTCACCAACTACTTGAAAAGGGACCGGGATAATTTACCGGTTTTAATTTTTTACGATAATTCCACGGATTCGACCCAATCCGCCTCGCTTTCAGTGAGCAATTTAGCAGCCAAATTTGCCTCATCTGCCACATGGAGTGCACCCATATATGTCTTGAAAGGAGGGTTTTCCAGGTTTCAGGAACAGTATCCTTCTCATGTCGAGTCTGGCACGTCTACTTCCAAGCCTAAAGTCATGATGATACCTagtccagaaaaagcttcCCCACCACCTAGAGTCACCGTTACGCTTCCATCCCCCTCATCCTCCAACTCCTCCAATGCGGCGTCCGCAAAAAAACAACGCTTCTTCAATGACAAATCTCCTATGTCGCACGGCCTTGCTCACTTTATGCTCCCTGATACCGCTGGCAagccatttttcaaatctaGACAACATGAGGAGTTTCTGACCGCCAGACCCGACATGTCCATGCATCTTTCGACCAGCATTACGTCTCCCGACATGAAGATTCTTCCAACTTGGCTCAGTAACGTCATTGGTTCGGACTCAGGCGCCTCGGTCCTGTCACATAAATTCAATGAATTGCAGTCTCAGGAAGTCGAACGCCTCAACCAGGCTCTTTCCAGGCACTCTAGTGTGACGACGCCAAGCCCTGAGACTCCGTGCTTCTCTGCTGGGGTGGAActtggcagaaaaaacCGTTACAAGGATATCTTTCCTTACGAGCACGCCAGAGTCAAGATTCAAAAATATGACgctgacgacgaggagttggaCCAAGACGAGTCTTACATCAATGCTTCCTACTTGAGCTACCCTGGTTCGCAGCTGCGCTACATTGCAGCTCAGGGACCTTTGGAAGAAACTATAGGAGACTTTTGGAAAGTCATTTTTGACCATAAAGTGCCACTTATCCTGTCCCTAACTGCCCAAAAAGAGAATGAAGTTGAAAAGTGCGCCCCATACTGGCTCCCAGGCACATACTCTTCGAACGGAATATTCATTAAGGTTGACCAACTGGAGGAGATCACCGATTTCAAACTCACAGATAATTCACAGTGCGAGACTGTAGCCAGAAGACTGCGGCTGAAAATTGGTAACAAGCCAGAACACGAGGTAATCCAAATCCAAATTCTCTCGTGGCCAGACTATGGAGCGTTGATTAGCTCCTCTGACCTAATATCGCTGGTGGCTTTCAAGAGATACGTTCTCTCTCGCACACAGACGGAAGCAGCCCCAGTCATGGTCCACTGCTCTGCAGGGTGTGGCCGGACGGGTTGTTTCTGCACAATCGACGCGGTGATCGACGTCATGGTGAACAACCCTGAAAAAGGCAACGAGGATACCGATGTGGTGTACGAAGTCATATCGAATTTCAGATCTCAAAGAGTGTCGATGGTGCAAAACCTGAGACAGTACATTTTGATCTACGACACCATACTGatgttcaaaaaattgcagTATGGCGCAGCCATTGGCGGGGATGGGTTTATCTACAATTGGAGCGCCCACAAGTATGATATTCTTGACCGTTTCTTCGCCGACAAAGATGGTGAGCGCCAGCATCATAAATAG
- a CDS encoding 1-phosphatidylinositol-4,5-bisphosphate phosphodiesterase — protein sequence MTGAPLSTSSSVPNSSAPVKSLLSERLLVLRNKSPPDSQDSDLAHIPLPSSPTDSSHKGIHRLGFSRKKSDSSDSFSDHSDDRKGLMSILTRVRRISRSSSDEADPETKPDPKTEPAAHPKLEYHEEETFTTPLDKKSIPRELIDQGIEMLRVTHKKKIKRCFRLNLDNNHLIWNNKASSFLEIDKIKAIRTGVEAKNYREEFKVSSDYEDLWITIIYYKDSKSNNIKALHVIAPAKHEYDTFVTTLRNLVYFKRQMDSISELFTDLHWNNKNSESEHLSFDGVLKLVSKLHIHASPEYLENLFRMADSEAKGHLNFQDFKKFVSLLRDRKELRAIFDQQARVMSGKLSFEEFCNFLVEVQKENITYSQAEQIFHRFSKTKLYLDYDEFASFLTSSYSKPYVNIQEDYSYPLNEYFISSSHNTYLLGRQVNGTASIEGYIRALQRGCRCIEIDLWDGEKGPVVTHGRTFSSSIEFQLVVETIRKYSFITSPYPVILSLEVRCNAENQLQAAKILKDILQDRLLEYPVKSPFETLPSPAQLKHKILVKVKKSTGEAGSLESMSSSLSSFSEDSSTITKIVPKRRKTVKISQELGNLGIYVIGIKFRNFSLPESKTFNHCFSFSDKTLVKMAREEAKFSAIVKHNRRFLMRIYPSIYRFSSNNFNPFFFWELGCQLVATNWQVYDVGQQINETLFNIGTNSGYVLKPSCLRIRNPKLQNIDPLDCLKFEQSRRLSIDLISGQQLPKPKDIKSDFFDPFLELEIYCAEVLDVNVSSTTGKLGTVLKMESSSHQKSLVEQLIKLGEPSVVFRTAPVPQNGFNPVWNQRCSATYLTNDIDYVFLRFLVKCTNDSSEKLIGTHTCKLDYLKQGYRHLPLYDQQGEEFIYSTLFIKVDYEDKNN from the coding sequence ATGACAGGTGCGCCCTTGTCtacgtcgtcctcggtgCCAAATAGCTCGGCCCCGGTGAAGTCGTTGCTGTCCGAGCGGCTGTTGGTGCTACGTAACAAGTCGCCACCGGATTCTCAGGACTCAGACCTGGCGCACATTCCTCTGCCTTCGTCTCCTACGGATTCCTCTCACAAGGGCATCCACAGGCTGGGGTTTTCGCGGAAAAAGAGTGACAGCAGCGATTCATTCAGTGACCACAGTGACGACAGGAAAGGCTTGATGAGCATACTCACCCGAGTTCGAAGGATATCGcgctccagctctgatGAAGCTGATCCCGAGACGAAGCCCGATCCAAAGACAGAACCCGCAGCACACCCGAAATTGGAGTACCACGAGGAAGAGACATTCACAACCCCATTGGACAAGAAGTCAATTCCCCGAGAGCTTATCGATCAGGGGATTGAAATGCTCAGAGTGACCCAtaaaaagaagatcaaaCGGTGTTTTCGTTTGAATTTGGACAACAATCATTTGATCTGGAATAATAAAGCCTCGTCTTTCCTCGAAATTGATAAGATCAAGGCGATTAGGACTGGTGTCGAGGCCAAAAATTACAGGGAGGAGTTTAAAGTGTCATCAGATTACGAAGATCTGTGGATAACGATTATCTATTACAAAGACTCCAAGTCAAACAATATCAAAGCCTTGCACGTGATTGCCCCCGCAAAACACGAATACGATACTTTTGTCACCACGTTGCGCAACCTCGTATACTTCAAACGGCAGATGGACAGCATCAGTGAACTATTCACTGACCTGCACTGGAACAACAAAAACTCCGAAAGCGAGCATCTCTCCTTTGACGGCGTCCTCAAATTGGTGTCCAAGCTTCATATCCATGCAAGTCCAGAGTATCTCGAGAATCTCTTCCGCATGGCTGATTCGGAAGCAAAGGGGCACCTGAATTTCCAAGACTTCAAAAAGTTTGTCAGTTTGCTTCGAGACCGCAAGGAATTGAGGGCTATATTTGATCAACAAGCCAGAGTCATGTCTGGGAAATTGTCCTTCGAGGAGTTTTGcaattttctcgtcgaGGTACAAAAGGAAAATATCACCTACTCGCAGGCAGAGCAGATATTTCATCgcttctccaaaacaaaacTGTATCTCGATTACGACGAATTTGCAAGTTTTCTCACGAGTTCATATTCAAAACCATACGTCAACATTCAAGAGGACTACTCATACCCGCTCAATGAGTATTTTATCTCCTCATCCCACAATACATATTTATTAGGAAGACAAGTCAATGGAACCGCGTCCATTGAAGGCTACATTAGGGCATTGCAACGAGGCTGTCGTTGCATTGAGATAGATCTCTGGGATGGCGAAAAAGGACCAGTTGTGACCCACGGCCGcactttctccagctccattGAGTTTCAGTTGGTTGTGGAAACGATCCGGAAGTACTCTTTTATCACTTCGCCATATCCTGTCATTTTATCGCTTGAGGTTCGTTGCAATGCTGAGAATCAGCTTCAGGCTGCCAAGATCCTCAAAGATATTCTACAGGACCGCCTGCTAGAGTATCCAGTCAAATCGCCCTTCGAAACACTGCCGTCACCCGCGCAATTGAAACATAAAATTCTGGTGAAAGTGAAGAAGTCTACAGGAGAGGCAGGAAGCCTTGAAAGTATGTCCTCGTCATTGTCCTCGTTTAGCGAAGACAGTAGTACAATCACAAAGATTGTTCccaagagaagaaaaaccgTCAAAATCTCTCAGGAGCTGGGCAACCTGGGAATCTATGTGATTGGAATCAAATTCCGCAATTTCTCTCTCCCCGAGTCCAAAACATTTAACCACTGTTTTTCCTTCAGTGACAAGACATTAGTTAAAATGGCAAGGGAGGAAGCTAAGTTTTCTGCTATTGTGAAGCACAACAGGAGGTTTCTCATGAGAATTTATCCATCCATTTATCGCTTCAGTTCCAATAATTTCAATCCCTTCTTTTTTTGGGAGCTAGGATGCCAGTTGGTTGCAACAAACTGGCAGGTTTACGATGTGGGGCAGCAGATTAACGAGACGCTTTTTAATATAGGAACAAACTCCGGCTACGTTCTCAAACCTTCCTGTCTACGGATCAGGAACCCGAAATTGCAGAATATTGATCCGTTGGATTGTTTAAAATTTGAGCAGAGTCGGCGCCTTAGCATCGACCTCATTTCTGGACAACAACTTCCCAAACCAAAGGACATCAAATCggatttttttgatccCTTCTTAGAGCTCGAGATTTATTGTGCAGAGGTATTGGACGTGAATGTCAGCTCCACGACTGGGAAGCTGGGAACGGTCCTCAAAATGGAGTCCTCAAGTCACCAAAAATCTCTGGTTGAGCAACTGATTAAACTAGGCGAACCCTCTGTCGTGTTCAGGACAGCTCCAGTACCCCAAAACGGATTTAATCCTGTTTGGAATCAGCGATGCTCTGCAACATACCTCACGAACGACATTGATTATGTTTTTCTGCGGTTTCTGGTCAAATGCACTAACGATAGCTCCGAAAAACTCATTGGAACGCACACGTGCAAGCTCGATTATTTGAAACAGGGCTACAGACACCTTCCCTTGTACGATCAGCAAGGCGAggaatttatttattcGACACTGTTTATTAAAGTGGATTATGAGGACAAAAATAATTAG
- a CDS encoding protein enp1, producing the protein MGKISTKDAKDKMRHKPLYKDITETGHLRVGKRSKHDKTGEEDAEDDFVLDAASSRKVLKLAREQQDEIALEENRLEVSEKPRFQMIAHESDESDDDAVYEEMSDDGENEYYDEEVEEVDEEDVKLFESYFKSENNAFGSFNLADKVMAKLQETQQQKAEQTERPQDKVFLPPRVIEAYEKVGQSLHVWRHGKLPKLFKVLPSIKNWEDLIFVTNPEAWTPQVTYEATRLFVSNLTASKAERFVNLVLYPKVRQDIEESDEHKLNYHLYRSLKKSLYKPAAFFRGFLFPLIEDGCTTREAMIVGSILTKCSIPVQHSAVALSWLLQKDFNPATTVFIRILIEKKYALPYQTIDDLVFYFMRFRVITEETRSDIILDDDTEIAEQRRLRDASPMPLVWHKAFLAFAQRYKNDITEDQRDFLMEVVRQRGHREIGPEIRRELRAGKERSTATVKEDKEDDIMSFF; encoded by the coding sequence ATGGGAAAGATCAGCACCAAGGACGCCAAAGATAAGATGCGGCACAAGCCGTTGTATAAAGATATCACAGAAACAGGTCATTTGAGGGTGGGAAAACGCTCGAAGCACGACAAGACAGGAGAGGAGGATGCGGAGGACGATTTTGTCCTGGATGCTGCGTCTTCCAGAAAGGTCCTGAAACTTGCGAGAGAACAGCAAGATGAGATTGCCCTCGAGGAAAACCGTTTAGAAGTTTCAGAAAAGCCGAGGTTTCAAATGATTGCGCACGAATCTGATGAAtcggacgacgacgcaGTCTACGAAGAGATGTCCGACGACGGTGAAAACGAAtactacgacgaggaggttGAAGAGGtagacgaggaagacgtGAAATTGTTTGAATCATACTTCAAGTCAGAAAATAATGCATTTGGTAGCTTCAACCTTGCTGACAAAGTGATGGCCAAATTACAGGAAacccagcagcagaaggcAGAACAGACAGAGAGACCACAGGACAAAGTTTTCCTTCCACCAAGAGTTATAGAGGCGTATGAGAAGGTCGGTCAGAGTTTACATGTGTGGAGACACGGAAAGTTGCCGAAACTCTTCAAAGTGCTTCCTAGCATCAAGAATTGGGAGGATCTGATTTTTGTGACAAATCCTGAAGCATGGACTCCGCAGGTGACCTACGAGGCTACCAGACTGTTTGTTTCTAACCTGACGGCGAGTAAAGCAGAGAGGTTTGTTAATTTGGTTCTTTATCCGAAAGTCAGACAAGATATTGAGGAAAGTGACGAGCACAAGCTGAATTATCACCTTTATCGTTCATTAAAAAAATCGTTATATAAGCCTGCCGCATTTTTCCGTGGATTCCTGTTCCCATTGATTGAAGACGGATGCACAACAAGAGAGGCAATGATCGTGGGGTCAATCTTGACTAAGTGCTCGATTCCGGTCCAACACTCTGCTGTCGCGCTTTCGTGGTTGTTGCAAAAAGACTTCAACCCAGCAACGACCGTGTTCATCAGAATTCTCATCGAGAAAAAGTACGCATTACCATACCAAACCATCGACGACCTGGTGTTCTATTTCATGCGCTTCCGTGTGATCACGGAAGAAACACGAAGCGACATCATACTAGACGACGACACAGAGATAGCCGAGCAAAGACGGCTCAGGGACGCATCTCCAATGCCGCTTGTCTGGCACAAGGCGTTTTTGGCATTCGCACAACGGTACAAAAACGACATCACTGAGGATCAGCGCGATTTCCTCATGGAAGTTGTCAGACAACGGGGCCATCGCGAGATTGGACCGGAAATTAGACGTGAATTGCGCGCAGGCAAGGAGAGATCCACGGCTACCGTCaaggaggacaaggaggacgacatCATGTCTTTCTTCTAA
- a CDS encoding Guanine nucleotide exchange factor SRM1 codes for MVALKRSSETQVNGTKRASSEGPIDAKRAKTSHSFQALRASRLKTINTIPVPKTDLLDVFVWGSGSMCELGLGPAASTKEVKRPRLNPFLKKEEVGIVDLAVGGMHTLALDHRNQVWSWGGNDSGVLGRDTAKSGAEQLKDADADSEDEDGELNPLESTPAVVEGLPKDKKIVQLAATDNLSAALYETGEVYAWGTFRCNEGILGFNKDVKIQRSPVKIPDFENIVQLAAGKDHLLGLDTKGVVYAWGNGQQYQLGRKILERTRMTSLEPRSFGLKNVKAIGSGEFHSFAITTDGKVLSWGLNQYGQCGIHVDIEDGAVVSKPTEIEELTGKDIVYVTGGEHHSLALSSSGDVYTFGRFDMKEIGIEKEKLPKDGVITDEHGNVRSLPVATKLTTLPKCKAVAAGSHHSIAVTEDGIAFSWGFADTYALGLGNLDEDVATPTRINNTATRDHNIVLVGCGGQFSVSAGIKLSEEEARKRAEKIEEFEKSLD; via the coding sequence ATGGTGGCCCTGAAAAGATCAAGCGAGACACAGGTGAATGGAACCAAACGTGCTTCGTCAGAAGGTCCAATTGACGCCAAGAGGGCAAAAACGTCGCACTCTTTCCAAGCCTTGAGAGCCTCGAGATTGAAGACAATCAACACGATTCCTGTCCCTAAAACTGATTTGCTTGATGTCTTTGTGTGGGGTTCTGGATCTATGTGCgagcttggccttggaccagctgctAGCACAAAGGAGGTCAAGAGGCCGAGGCTGAACCCttttttgaagaaagaagaggtCGGAATTGTCGATCTTGCTGTGGGGGGAATGCACACTCTTGCCCTAGATCACCGGAATCAAGTCTGGTCGTGGGGAGGAAACGATTCCGGAGTTCTAGGAAGAGACACCGCCAAATCTGGCGCCGAGCAGCTAAAGGATGCCGACGCTGACAgtgaagacgaagacggTGAATTGAATCCTTTGGAATCGACACCTGCTGTCGTCGAAGGTTTGCCAAAggataaaaaaattgtgcAGCTAGCCGCCACCGACAACTTGTCCGCTGCCTTGTACGAGACTGGTGAAGTTTACGCTTGGGGAACATTTAGATGCAACGAGGGCATTCTCGGATTCAACAAAGATGTCAAGATCCAGCGAAGTCCCGTGAAGATTCCAGATTTCGAGAACATTGTCCAATTGGCTGCCGGAAAAGACCATTTGTTAGGTCTGGACACCAAGGGAGTTGTGTATGCATGGGGTAACGGACAGCAGTACCAGCTGGGAAGAAAGATCTTGGAGAGAACTAGAATGACGTCTCTGGAGCCACGCTCTTTTGGGCTGAAAAATGTCAAAGCTATTGGCTCAGGGGAATTCCATTCTTTTGCCATAACCACCGATGGTAAGGTTCTGAGTTGGGGACTGAACCAATACGGTCAGTGTGGAATCCACGTTGACATTGAGGACGGGGCTGTCGTTTCAAAACCGACCgagattgaagagctgACGGGAAAGGACATTGTTTATGTGACAGGCGGAGAACACCACTCGTTGGCTCTATCGTCTTCCGGCGACGTTTACACTTTTGGTCGATTTGACATGAAAGAGATTGGTatcgagaaggagaagctcCCAAAAGATGGTGTGATCACCGACGAACATGGCAATGTGAGATCTCTTCCTGTTGCCACGAAACTAACCACTCTTCCTAAATGCAaggctgttgctgctggctCTCACCACTCGATTGCTGTCACTGAGGACGGTATTGCTTTTTCGTGGGGATTTGCAGACACCTATGCGCTTGGACTTGGAAACTTGGATGAGGACGTTGCCACGCCTACCAGAATCAACAACACTGCCACCAGAGACCACAATATTGTGCTAGTGGGCTGTGGCGGACAGTTCAGTGTCAGCGCCGGCATAAAGCTCTCAGAAGAGGAGGCCAGAAAGAGAGCAGAAAAAATAGAGGAGTTCGAGAAGTCTTTAGATTAG
- a CDS encoding Imidazole glycerol phosphate synthase hisHF has translation MAKEVVHVIDLESGNLRSLQNAIEHLGYEVEFIRRLEDGSLRHVQKLILPGVGNFGHFVRELRARGFVEPLIEYIDSGRPLMGICVGLQTFFKRSEESPEVQGLGLVDLDLSRFDDSDKSVPEIGWNCVRVLGSEDDKTLYAMDPGSRFYFVHSYAGIVSSEDIDRLQNEGWTLAVATYGLETFIAAVVKNNIFATQFHPEKSGIAGLRLIESFLKQEKDTTIVNKALDDVEKTPTGLTRRVIACLDVRTNDNGDLVVTKGDQYDVREKSDGGDVRNLGKPVEMAEKYYRQGADEVTFLNITSFRNSPVKDAPMLEVLRLAARTCFVPLTVGGGIKDVVDPDGTRIPALEVASLYFRAGADKVSIGSDAVTAAENFYANGGKCTGTTPIETISKAYGIQAVVISVDPKRKYIADPAKCNYNCIETKFPGPHGEKYCYYQVTSQGGRKVHELGAYELCQACEKLGAGEVLLNCIDKDGTNSGYDFELINQIKSAVSIPVIASSGAGKPEHFEQVFKNTSVDAALGAGMFHRGEYTVKQVKDYMREHGLCVRLDEQME, from the coding sequence ATGGCAAAGGAGGTTGTCCACGTGATCGATCTTGAAAGTGGGAACCTACGCTCACTCCAGAACGCCATCGAGCACCTAGGATATGAGGTGGAGTTTATTAGACGTCTAGAAGACGGCTCTCTGAGGCATGTCCAGAAGCTGATTCTCCCTGGAGTTGGCAACTTCGGCCATTTCGTTCGCGAGCTGCGTGCGCGCGGATTTGTGGAGCCTCTGATAGAGTATATAGACAGTGGCCGCCCACTCATGGGCATCTGTGTTGGGCTACAGACATTCTTCAAACGGTCAGAAGAGAGCCCAGAAGTACAGGGTCTGGGGCTTGTGGATCTTGATCTCAGCCGATTTGACGACTCAGATAAGTCTGTGCCAGAGATTGGATGGAACTGTGTTCGTGTTTTGGGCTCAGAGGACGACAAGACACTGTATGCCATGGATCCGGGCTCTAGGTTCTATTTTGTCCATTCTTACGCAGGAATCGTCAGCAGCGAGGATATCGACCGGTTGCAAAACGAGGGCTGGACTTTGGCCGTGGCAACTTACGGGTTGGAGACTTTCATTGCCGCTGTGGTGAAGAATAATATTTTTGCTACGCAGTTCCACCCAGAAAAGTCAGGAATTGCTGGGCTCCGACTGATCGAATCGTTTTTgaagcaggaaaaagataCCACTATTGTCAACAAGgcccttgatgatgttgagaaGACCCCTACGGGTCTTACACGTCGTGTGATTGCCTGTTTGGACGTCAGGACTAACGATAATGGTGATCTCGTTGTCACCAAGGGGGATCAGTACGATGTCCGCGAAAAAAGTGACGGTGGAGACGTGCGAAACCTGGGGAAGCCGGTGGAGATGGCTGAAAAGTACTATCGCCAAGGCGCAGACGAGGTGACCTTCCTCAATATCACATCGTTTAGAAACTCTCCAGTGAAAGACGCTCCTATGCTCGAAGTGCTGAGACTAGCAGCCAGGACCTGTTTTGTTCCCCTCACAGTTGGCGGAGGAATAAAGGATGTGGTAGACCCAGACGGCACTCGCATCCCTGCTTTGGAAGTGGCCAGTCTGTATTTCCGTGCCGGAGCAGACAAGGTTTCGATAGGTTCCGACGCAGTGACCGCAGCCGAGAATTTCTATGCCAACGGCGGCAAATGCACCGGCACGACACCAATAGAGACGATATCCAAAGCATATGGAATCCAGGCTGTTGTGATTTCCGTCGATCCAAAGAGAAAGTACATTGCGGATCCTGCCAAGTGCAATTACAACTGCATTGAGACTAAATTCCCAGGACCTCACGGAGAAAAATACTGCTATTACCAGGTCACGTCGCAGGGAGGCCGTAAAGTCCATGAGCTGGGTGCCTACGAACTCTGCCAGGCCTGTGAAAAATTGGGAGCTGGAGAGGTGTTACTCAACTGCATAGATAAGGACGGAACAAACTCCGGATACGATTTCGAGCTCATAAACCAGATCAAAAGCGCGGTGTCAATTCCCGTGATAGCTTCCAgtggagcaggaaaaccCGAACACTTCGAGCAGGTTTTCAAAAACACCTCCGTCGATGCTGCTTTGGGAGCTGGCATGTTCCACCGCGGCGAATACACTGTCAAACAGGTCAAGGACTACATGAGAGAACATGGTCTGTGCGTGCGCTTAGACGAGCAGATGGAATAA
- a CDS encoding Phospho-2-dehydro-3-deoxyheptonate aldolase, tyrosine-inhibited: MSAVAGSHKNNELLEFERARSSTPAPEEYDDVRIAGYEPLVSPALLQQEVPPTKASLAAVIKGRKAASAVVKQQDDRLLVVVGPCSLHDPVAAMDYCRRLKKLSDELSGELVVIMRAYLEKPRTTVGWKGLINDPDLDTTFNINKGLKISRKLFVELTNEGMPIGSEMLDTISPQFLADLLSFGAIGARTTESQLHRELASGLSFPIGFKNGTDGSLDVAIDAIQAAASPHHFMGVTKHGLAAITTTKGNDNCFIILRGGKKGTNYDEASVAEAKSKLPPGGVLMVDCSHGNSNKDYRNQPKVSKEVARQIAKGEDKIIGVMIESHINEGKQSIPKDKSELKYGVSVTDGCVSWETTVEMLTELAEAVKIRRTLK; the protein is encoded by the coding sequence ATGAGTGCTGTAGCCGGATCACACAAGAATAACGAACTCCTGGAATTCGAAAGAGCCCGTTCGTCCACTCCTGCTCCTGAAGAATATGACGACGTCAGAATCGCTGGCTATGAGCCCCTGGtttctcctgctcttcttcagcaggAGGTGCCTCCAACAAAAGCGTCTCTTGCTGCCGTTATCAAGGGAAGAAAAGCGGCCAGCGCTGTGGTGAAACAGCAGGACGACCGTCTgctggttgttgttggGCCTTGCTCCCTCCATGACCCGGTCGCCGCCATGGACTACTGCAGACGTTTGAAGAAACTGTCTGATGAGCTTTCTGGGGAACTGGTAGTGATTATGCGTGCTTACCTTGAAAAGCCTCGTACCACTGTGGGATGGAAAGGACTGATCAACGATCCAGACCTTGACACGAccttcaacatcaacaagggTCTCAAGATCTCCAGAaagctgtttgtggagctAACCAACGAGGGAATGCCTATTGGTTCTGAGATGCTCGACACAATCTCTCCGCAATTCCTCGCTGACCTCCTGTCCTTTGGCGCTATTGGCGCCCGTACCACGGAGTCGCAGCTCCACAGAGAGCTGGCTTCCGGATTGTCCTTCCCTATTGGTTTCAAGAATGGTACCGACGGGTCTTTGGATGTGGCAATCGACGCTATCCAGGCCGCTGCATCTCCTCACCATTTTATGGGTGTCACTAAGCATGGTCTCGCTGCCATCACCACTACTAAGGGAAACGATAACTGCTTTATTATTTTGAGAGGTGGCAAGAAGGGCACCAATTACGACGAGGCATCTGTTGCCGAAGCCAAGTCCAAGCTCCCTCCAGGAGGAGTTTTGATGGTGGATTGCTCTCACGGAAATTCCAACAAGGACTACAGAAACCAGCCAAAGGTGTCGAAGGAGGTGGCCAGACAGATCGCCAAGGGTGAGGATAAAATCATCGGGGTTATGATCGAGTCTCACATCAACGAGGGCAAACAGTCGATTCCTAAGGACAAGTCTGAACTCAAATACGGTGTCTCTGTCACGGACGGCTGCGTGTCGTGGGAGACTACCGTGGAAATGCTCACAGAGCTGGCCGAGGCCGTTAAGATTCGCCGGACCCTAAAATAG